The Brevibacillus brevis genome contains a region encoding:
- the ltaE gene encoding low-specificity L-threonine aldolase — translation MKIDLRSDTITKPTEEMLRAMAEAEVGDDVYREDPTVNRLEAIAAEILGKEAALFVTSGTQGNQVAVLTHCVNGDEVIAEADSHIFYYEGGAMSALAGVQTRTLVGERGALRAEDVERAIRGNNIHFPRTKLICLENTHNRAGGAVISVAQMKSVYDIAQKYSIPVHLDGARLFNAAVAQGVAVSELSAFADTVQICLSKGLSAPVGSILAGDRAFIEEARWWRKKLGGGLRQAGYLAAPGIIALTQMTERLAEDHERAQQLAKGLRQLSLQVEQVETNIVLVNTDSIGQTAVAFLERLEEKGVLAVDFDEYVIRFTTHRHIRDQHINTVVEAVEQLLETV, via the coding sequence ATGAAAATCGATTTGCGCAGCGATACCATTACCAAACCAACCGAGGAGATGCTTCGAGCAATGGCGGAAGCGGAGGTTGGTGATGATGTTTACCGGGAGGACCCAACTGTCAATCGTTTGGAAGCGATCGCGGCTGAAATACTCGGAAAGGAAGCAGCCCTGTTCGTAACAAGTGGAACGCAAGGCAATCAAGTGGCTGTTTTGACGCATTGTGTCAACGGAGACGAGGTCATTGCGGAAGCGGATTCGCACATTTTTTACTATGAAGGCGGCGCTATGTCGGCATTGGCTGGCGTGCAGACACGGACACTGGTTGGCGAACGTGGTGCTTTGCGTGCAGAGGATGTGGAGAGGGCGATTCGGGGCAACAATATCCATTTTCCTCGCACAAAATTGATCTGTCTCGAAAATACACATAATCGCGCTGGCGGGGCGGTAATCTCTGTCGCGCAAATGAAGAGTGTCTATGATATCGCACAAAAATACAGTATTCCCGTTCATTTGGACGGTGCCCGTCTCTTCAATGCGGCTGTGGCCCAAGGTGTTGCAGTCAGTGAGCTAAGCGCTTTTGCCGATACCGTTCAGATTTGCTTGTCCAAAGGGCTTAGTGCTCCAGTTGGTTCTATTTTGGCTGGTGATCGTGCGTTTATCGAAGAAGCGAGATGGTGGAGAAAAAAATTAGGAGGCGGGCTGCGCCAGGCAGGGTATTTGGCAGCACCGGGCATCATCGCTCTGACTCAAATGACTGAACGATTGGCCGAAGACCATGAACGGGCACAGCAATTGGCAAAAGGCTTGCGCCAGCTATCGCTCCAGGTCGAGCAAGTCGAGACGAATATCGTACTCGTGAATACGGACTCGATTGGACAAACAGCTGTCGCCTTCTTGGAACGATTGGAGGAAAAAGGAGTGCTCGCTGTTGATTTTGACGAGTATGTCATTCGCTTTACGACGCATCGACACATTCGTGATCAACATATCAACACCGTTGTGGAAGCAGTCGAGCAATTATTGGAAACGGTGTAA
- a CDS encoding HesB/IscA family protein, with protein sequence MKLKITRNAAKQLAPIIEQEEDKELKLRVYITHAHGDHAHYGLALDKPTEEDVVISTDKEIDVIVKKDEPLLDGVVIDYLFLPQEGFVITNPSKGNTGDH encoded by the coding sequence GTGAAACTAAAAATCACGCGTAACGCTGCCAAGCAATTGGCTCCAATCATCGAGCAAGAAGAAGACAAAGAATTGAAACTGCGCGTTTATATCACTCACGCTCACGGTGATCATGCACACTACGGACTCGCTCTGGACAAGCCAACAGAAGAAGATGTTGTGATCTCGACAGACAAAGAGATCGATGTGATCGTGAAAAAGGATGAGCCATTGCTAGATGGCGTCGTCATTGATTACCTCTTCTTGCCGCAAGAAGGTTTTGTTATTACCAACCCTTCTAAAGGTAACACAGGCGACCACTAA
- a CDS encoding HelD family protein, producing the protein MSTQHRDYELEQKKLDETISAIDEEMEQLRNDIREATDDYVKQVVNYKKAKDLRYLEDQGREKPYFGRVDFLKDEIYELDQVYIGKRGIVRSDTFDSVVVDWRAPIAGLYYSGESKDAFYRMGREIVRGEVRLKRNFAIEDGKIVGIYDGAVKETINREMGHPDEFLQEGFIDEFLAANLNQANDSRLKDIVATIQSEQNDIIRAEKERPIVVQGVAGSGKTTIALHRLSYLIYNYQDSMMSKKFMVFAPNRMFLTYISEVLPELGVDDVQQSTFVDWAARLVKPLLPKGWRIVSPDKPLQLFFEEGQDERQQEMTRNRLRFKGSLACREALEQYIRHIVETRIPFKKLSFLYNKTKQVFSIPGDFIRQCFLEQFANMPYHRRVEALRKHLKQEMNKQLFAHLRERKVDLDKEGLYKFEKMLEQILDTYLTSFPRLEIFAAYRELIADEELLRKLVPADISDEVVRDVTQSSAALFAEERLEPEDIAPLLYLQHIVEGMNKAEHFDHTVVDEAQDLSALEIAVIALATKRNSLTIVGDIAQGIHSYRGIHAWEELTKGIFAHLFPSYYTLSQSYRSTIEIMRCANEVLRQIELPETVLAKPVLRHGEKPIMVKARSRVQLWEDISSRVAAYQSEGFKTIAIVAKTIQASKKAHKGLQDKVADLTLLGSKDNQFPGGVTVMPAFLTKGLQFDVVILLDIDAYQNNEWDAKLLYVAMTRPVHRLVLTQVDGVSSPLLKDLPIELYTMATDE; encoded by the coding sequence GTGAGTACACAGCATCGTGATTATGAATTGGAACAAAAAAAGCTGGATGAAACCATTTCAGCGATCGACGAAGAAATGGAGCAGCTTCGCAATGATATTCGCGAGGCAACGGATGACTATGTGAAACAGGTCGTGAACTATAAAAAGGCAAAGGATTTGCGCTACCTGGAAGATCAGGGTCGAGAGAAGCCTTATTTCGGCAGAGTGGATTTCTTGAAGGATGAAATCTACGAGCTGGATCAGGTCTACATAGGAAAACGAGGAATTGTACGCAGCGATACATTTGATTCTGTCGTCGTAGATTGGCGTGCGCCTATCGCCGGTCTTTATTACTCTGGTGAGAGCAAAGACGCGTTTTACCGGATGGGACGCGAGATCGTACGTGGTGAAGTTCGATTAAAGCGTAATTTTGCGATTGAAGACGGAAAGATCGTCGGCATCTATGATGGAGCGGTAAAAGAAACGATTAACCGCGAAATGGGGCATCCCGACGAATTTTTGCAAGAGGGCTTCATTGATGAATTTTTGGCAGCCAATCTGAATCAGGCAAACGATAGCAGGCTAAAAGACATCGTCGCTACGATTCAATCCGAGCAAAATGATATTATCCGGGCGGAAAAAGAACGGCCCATTGTTGTGCAAGGAGTAGCGGGGAGCGGAAAAACAACCATCGCGCTGCACCGACTCTCCTATTTGATTTATAACTACCAGGATTCCATGATGTCCAAAAAGTTCATGGTGTTTGCACCTAACCGGATGTTTCTTACCTACATATCCGAGGTTTTACCTGAGCTGGGAGTCGATGACGTTCAACAGTCTACCTTTGTAGATTGGGCAGCGCGTCTTGTGAAGCCTCTGCTGCCAAAAGGATGGAGAATCGTGAGTCCAGATAAGCCTCTTCAATTGTTCTTCGAAGAGGGGCAGGATGAGCGCCAGCAAGAAATGACGCGCAACAGGCTTCGCTTCAAAGGATCGCTCGCTTGTCGAGAGGCGCTTGAGCAGTACATTCGGCATATCGTCGAAACAAGAATCCCTTTTAAGAAGCTCAGCTTTTTATACAACAAAACGAAGCAAGTCTTTTCCATTCCCGGTGATTTTATTCGTCAGTGCTTCCTGGAGCAATTCGCCAATATGCCGTATCATCGCCGGGTAGAAGCGCTTCGCAAGCATTTGAAACAAGAAATGAACAAGCAATTGTTTGCCCATTTGCGAGAGCGAAAAGTCGATTTGGACAAAGAAGGCTTGTACAAATTCGAGAAAATGCTGGAGCAAATACTGGATACGTACCTGACTTCGTTTCCAAGACTGGAGATCTTCGCAGCTTATCGCGAGTTGATTGCTGACGAGGAATTGCTGCGCAAGCTCGTACCTGCTGACATTTCAGACGAAGTTGTTCGTGATGTGACGCAGTCAAGTGCTGCGCTGTTTGCAGAGGAGAGATTGGAACCGGAAGATATCGCGCCATTGCTATATTTGCAGCATATTGTTGAAGGAATGAATAAAGCGGAGCATTTTGATCATACGGTCGTGGATGAGGCACAAGACTTGAGTGCGTTAGAAATAGCCGTGATTGCATTGGCAACCAAGCGAAATTCGCTCACGATCGTGGGAGATATTGCGCAAGGCATTCATAGCTATCGGGGGATTCATGCGTGGGAAGAGTTGACGAAGGGGATTTTTGCACATCTGTTTCCTTCCTATTATACGTTGTCGCAAAGCTATCGTTCGACAATAGAAATTATGCGCTGTGCCAATGAAGTGTTGCGGCAAATTGAATTGCCAGAGACGGTATTGGCAAAACCGGTTTTGCGGCATGGTGAAAAACCAATCATGGTCAAGGCTCGTTCACGAGTGCAACTGTGGGAGGACATCTCTTCGCGTGTGGCTGCCTACCAGTCGGAAGGCTTCAAAACGATTGCGATCGTAGCGAAAACCATTCAAGCCAGTAAAAAAGCACATAAAGGCCTGCAAGACAAGGTCGCTGATCTGACTCTGTTAGGCAGCAAGGATAACCAATTTCCGGGTGGCGTCACCGTCATGCCTGCTTTTTTAACGAAAGGCTTGCAGTTCGATGTGGTCATTTTACTGGATATAGACGCCTATCAAAATAATGAATGGGACGCAAAATTATTGTATGTCGCCATGACGCGTCCGGTCCATCGACTTGTTTTGACGCAGGTTGATGGCGTTTCTTCACCGTTGCTGAAAGATTTACCGATAGAGCTGTACACCATGGCTACTGACGAATAA